A stretch of DNA from Bremerella alba:
CCAGCTTGTTCAAATTGCCGGCCGCGACCGACATGAGCAGCCCGACTTTCCACTGGGGGCGGATCGCTTTCATCTTCTCGACGCCGGTTCGCTTGAGCGACATGGCCATGACCTGCTCGTTCATCCCTTGCTGGTCGACGACATCAGCCACACGCTGCTCGAGCTTTTGATCGTGGCCGTAATACTTCAGTTCGATGTTGACCCCGATTTTGTCTTTGCACAGGGCCAGCACTTCGGCCAGCGTGGCTACCCGTTGGTCGGCGAAGTCAGGCCCGTACCACGTACCGATGTCGATCTCGCTCAGGTCGCTGGACGTGGCGTCCCAGATTTTGAGCGGGTTCTTACTCAGCTTCATGAAGTCGCTATCGTGCATGACGACAACTTGCCCGTCGGCCGTTTCCTGCACGTCGAGTTCGATCCAGTCGGCCCCGTCGTCGATGGCCTGTTGAAACGAGGCGAGCGTGTTCTCGGGGGCTTTGCTGGAAGCACCCCGGTGGGCCATGATCTGCACGTTGTCTTCCAGCTGAACCGACTCGAGCGCGGCGGTGCCGATGAGGATCGCGATCAGGATACCAATCACCGCGACGGCGGCCAGCCTGGCCCGTGTGATTTGCGGACCGGTGTAATTGGCCACTTCTCGTTCGAACTGGGCGGCTAGATCAACCTGCGAGCCTTGGCCGGGCGTTTGATAAAGCGTGAACAACATCGTCGCGAATGTCGTCGCCCCGAGAAGGTTACTCGCCAGATTCACCAGCGTCAGGGTCACCATCGAAGCACCGATCGCGACGACCAACCACTGCAGAGAAGTCGTCGAATCAGGCATCAGTTGCTGAGAGCACCATGTCACGATTGCAGTGGCAACAGCTGAGACGAGCAGGATTACCGCGATCCAACCGACCAGCCAGGCCAAGATAATGCGTCGATGCCCGTGGGCTCTGCGACGGCTTTCTTTTAACGCCTGGGTCGGACTGAGCTGCTCGAACAACAGCAGCGGCAGCGCGAAGAAGTAACTAGTAATTAGCCATAACAGCACAGCCATTAGGCCCAATACCAGCAGCACACCAATCCCCACGGCAATCCGAAAGATGGGCGGGCTCTCTTGCAGATAGTAGTTGATGTCGTACTCGGTGAGCAGTGCCAGGTAGATGCTGCCTGCTACGACCAGAAACGGCACCACAGCGAGTAAGACAAGCACGATGATTCGTAGCGTTAAGCGAACAACATGCACTGCATGAGCTGCCGCAAAACGTAAGGCACCAATCGGTGTTACCGTGCGCCCTGTATGCTTCGCCGCGACAACCCCCAGCAGCGAAGTTTGTTCGAGAAACACAATCCCCAACCACAGCGAGCCTGCGACCAGCAAGCACAACCATCCGGCCGGTCCGAGAAAGAACAGAGCGATATCGACGTCAGAGAGGACTTCGTTACCAAAGGCCGCCAGCAGAAATCGAAACAGGCTGCCCACCAGCGGCGTGAGAAGAATGAATGCGAGAATCTTATAGAGCAGGTCGGTCGCGACGAGCGTTTTCCAACACGAAGAGAATGCCTGCGAAGCAGTGGTGAGCCGTGAGTTCATTAAGTTCGAGAGTTCATTAAAAGGGCGAAATAGGAGCGTCCGTGGTTTACCAAGATACCTGAAGTTCGTATGCGAGACGAAGGTTAGATTCTCTTATGGTGATTACGGCGCGCTCACCCCGACGGCCAGTGGCGGTCACGCCTTACCTTTGGGAGGGTTAATGGAAAGGGTTTTTCCATAGCTGAAAGGGGCTTGTTCGTTACTGTTTTCCCAGGATATAGACGGCAAACGACCCCCTTTGATATATCGTAATTATTAGAAGATTCCACGTGACATCACGAAGTCGACTTTCTATATTGCGCTCAGTGCTCAAAAGCTACCTGATAGGCCGCGTGCCTGTCGTGAATAGCAAGCCCCATCATGGCAAATATTATTCCCCTCCTGTTTATCTTCTTTCCTTAAACGTCGGAGAACGGTTCCATGAAGACCACAAAACCTACAGTCGTGCGGCATGGTTTTACTCTGGTAGAGCTGCTGGTGGTCATTGCGATTATCGGCGTACTGATCGCCCTGCTTCTTCCGGCCGTTCAGCAAGCGCGCGAAGCGGCACGACGGATGAGTTGCTCGAACAACCTCCGCCAGTTGGGCCTGGCAATGCACAACTATCACGACACCAACAATTCTTTTCCCTATGGCGGTCGTTATTACATAACCAAGGCCGGATCGAGCTGGCGGTTTGCCATCCTTCCTTACTTGGAACAGAAAGCACTCTTCGATTTAGACCGAGCCACGGGGTATGACCTCGATACGTACGAAGGTGGCGGCAACAACACCGACATCTCGGTGTATCGCGACGAGACCCGACAGCTGTTTGGTTTGGTGCTGGATGCCTACGTTTGCCCGTCAAGCTCGCAAGAGCTTCTCTTTGCGGCCAACAATAGCGCTTCGTTGATCTCGATCGGTGCCGTCACTCAGGCTCATCATTACGTCGGTATCATGGGGGCTTACCCGGATCCGGCTGGTCGATCCGATTCCTTCTACGCCGTCTCAAGGGGAAGCTTTGCCTCGGACAACGGCATTCTGACGATCGGCGAAACAAAGAAGATGCGCGACGTAACTGACGGCACTTCGAATACGATCATTGTTTCCGAGCAGTCAGGCAACACGAATCCGAACGCGTTGTATCGCAAGCTGGCGAACTACCACACCGGCTGGGGCGGCATTTCCACCGAAGGCACCGTCGACTCTTGGCGTGCCCAGGGCCCTGATCTGCATCGCTATGGTAGCGGGCTGACTTCGGTCTATCATTCGCCTAATCCACGTTCGGTAGGTGCTGAAGGCACAGCTGACTATGACTTCAACACGCCGCTGACCTCCTTTCATCCTGGCGGCCTTCAGGTGGTGCTGGCCGATGGCTCGGCGCGATTCATCAGCGAGACCATCCCGTTGACCACCTTACAGCAGCTGTCGGCTCGTGACGACGGACAAGTGATCAGCGGCTTGTAGAGTCTGTTTCCAAGCGGTTATCGCGGGCGTGATGATGCCCGGCCATCAGCAAGGTGGAAGACGGGCGATCATCACGGACCTTGTTTTTGGACAGGCTTTGTAACTTCGTAGGAAAGAATGAATCATGTTCCGCTATGCTCTCTTCACGCTGGCCGTTTTCACTTGGGTTGCCTGCTTGGGATGCAACCAGCGCAGCGCGCGTCCTTCGGTCACCATTGAAGGAACCGTGACTGTCGATGAAACGCCGCTGCCCCAGGGAAGCATTCACTTTACCTCGCCACTCACGGGTGAATCGGCCTATGTCAACTTGCAACCAGACGGTACGTACGCTGTCAGTTTCCCGGAAGCCGACCTCGGCGAGGCCTACGAGGTTTCGATTCAGAAACCACAAATCGAGCTAGAAGATGCTCACGCCAAAGCCGAAAGGATCAAGATGGACGTTAAGATTCCTCCTAAGTACGCCCATCGAACCACCAGCGGTTTGACATTCACGGTGCAAGAAGGGGGAACCCAAACCTTCGATGTCGAACTGAGCAGTAAATAGCCGTAAGTGCTCTCTCAAGAAAAGAGACAAGCGTCACCCAACGAGGCGACGCTTGTCTTTTCAACATGACTTCACTCGGGCAATCTCTTAGTGATGCGTCTGCTCGCCGCCCACGCATAGCACTTTGGTCGGCATGCCACCGACTTCGTACTCGCCGCGAAACTCGAGATCGTTCAGCGACAACAGTTGCAGCTTGCCGCTGCCAGGGTTGGTAACCACGGCCCAGCGACCGTCGGCGTCGAAGTCGATTTCATGATGGCCGTAATGCCCGGTGACCTGACTTGGTCCGACCGGCAGGTGCTTTACCACCTTGGCGTCACTCAAGTCGCGATCTGCGTTGGGATCGAGATCGACCACAACCAACTGTTCGGCGACGTCGCCTTCTTTCCGGTCCTGAAACAGAAACGCATAGCGCTTACCGGCCGAGGTGACTACCGTCGCCGGCGTCGTTAGCGAAAGACCATCGGGCGTGTCGATCGGAAGCTTGATAACCGATGGTTGCTGGGCAGCTGCATCGATCAGGCAAAGTGCGGCCTTATCGTGCTTGCCGGTGTTGCACAAAACCCAGTTGCGATGCGTGGTGAACGCGCCGGTTCGGTTAGGTCGTTCCGAGTCTTCGGCTTTCCCGAAGGAAAGATGCTGCGGCTCGACGCTTTCCGGCGACTGCTTCAGGTTCACGTCGGCATCCACGTAATAGATACCATCAGACGGGGCGAAGAAGACGCGTCCCTCGTTGGCCGTCGCGCCGTGCAGACCACCGACCGGTAGCTGAAACGAGTAAGCGATCGCGTCCTCGCCGGTCTTGCTGAGGTCGCTTACGTCGATGAGACCGCTTTTCTTTTCATCGCGCGAGCTCCAAGTCGAGTAGGCAACTTTGCCGTCGATCGCAGCCAAGGTGATGTGCCCTCCTCCACCGCGACGAAATTGCCCGTGCTTTTTGTCGTCCTGTCGCAGCAGGTGCAGCGGCGACAATTGCGTGAAGCCGTCGCGTTTGTCGTTGGCCAGAAAGAATTCGCCATCGTATTGATACAGATGGGCCGGGTTTCCTTGCGACTGGTCGACGACGCTGGCAATCACATGAGGTGGTTCGCGATAGTCGTGGTCGTCGTGATCGCCGTGGGAATGACTGCGAACGCCCATATCCAGTGCAGCCCACCCACTTTGATATTTGCCTTGGTCATCGTCTCGAATGCCCACAACTACGACTCGGCCGATGCGTTCCATCTGGACCAATTCGTTGCGCTCGGCGTCGAGTTGGGGGAAACCTTCGACGGCGTCGTGCTTGGTGAATTCGATCTGCGAATCGACCTTAGAGAACTGGCCCCAACGTAGCGTCTTGCCTTCGCGGTCCTGCCAGAGGATTCGCATGACTGGGGTGCCATCGGTAGACGCTTCTTCGGCCTGCATCGGCACAGCCAAGGCGAAACCCATCAGGAGCGTCGTGAAGTGCCAAAGTGACAATTTGTGGTTCATGGATGCGGTCTTTCTTGATAGGGAGATGTAAAACATGGATTGAGCGTAGGATGCTAAAGCGCTAACTTTGGCTCCGGCACGTTGAGATCGATCTCGGTTTGCTCGGCTGTCCAATCAATTTCCAAGGGAGACTTTTCTGGCGAGCGATACGCTCTGGGCCAAATCATGGGGAACTCGCCGGTCGATTCAATCGTCAGGCGATAGCTTCCCGGCGTCAGGTGAACCCCTTCCAACGTCGCCTCCTTGCGAAGTTGGAAGTTCCCCTGGTTATCGCTCACGGCGAATGCCTGGGGGTGGCCGTCGTGGTCGAAGACGGTTAGACGAACCTCGCGCAGCGGCTGACCGTCGGCGTGCAGCTTGCCAGGCGTGCCACCTGGAATTGCAGGCGGTGGCCCGCAACCGATCAGCACGCAGGCCAGCAACGTTAACTGGATAGGTAGTAGGCGATGCATAGTCGTTCTTTGCTTAGAAAGGCTGCGGAACTTCACCACCACCGCGACTAAACAACGCTCGCCAGGTGGATAGTTCGATCGTCTCAGGCACGAAACGGACGCTACCATCGGCAAGCACGATTTGCGTACCACCGGGGTGATTGCTGCGGCTGCTGGAAACGACGTACCCGTGATGCGATGCATCGGGGCTGCGGCTGTTAGGCGAATAGAAACCATTGATGGTGATGTGATATCCGGTGGTGCGAATCCAGGAACCGGCTCGTGCTCCGGTATAGCCGGAGGCCGATGCGGCATCGATGTCTTCGCCGGTCTTCGAGCCGGGAGCACCGCCGCTCACCTTTTTGATCTGCCGCTGCGGGTCGGTCAGAACGGTAGTCGAAACCTGGTCGCGTCCGCCAAACAGCGTTTCTGCCATCAAAATGGTGTGGCTGGTGCCGTCGGTAATATCGCGAAACGCCGTATCGCTACCTCGCCAAAAGAGTCCGTTCGGATCGCAGGCTTCGCAGAAGTTCAGCCCGTCGCCACTTCCCACGTTGACCATGTAATTGGTTCCGGCCCACGTATCGGCGCCGTCGTTATACAGCGGGTCGCCGCTGTCGGACGGGCATAGAAACATATCCAAAGGACGATCCTGAATGCCGGCATGCACGGGGTTCAGAGTGACCGAGGGCCCACTGCCGAGCATGAGCGGCTCGCTGAAGTCGATTAGGTCGTGCAGGTTGCCTTGCTCGAGGAACGGCAAGATCTGGGCCTGGGCCGAGAAACCAGTACTGCTAGAGGAAATGAGCGGGAACTTCCTATGGGTATCGTGATAGTTGTGCATGGCCAGTCCCAACTGCTTGAGGTTGTTCTGGCACTGCATTCGGCGAGCAGCCTCGCGGGCTTGCTGTACGGCCGGCAGCAATAAGGCAATCAAAATACCGATGATGGCGATAACCACCAACAGCTCGACGAGCGTGAACGCATGTCGTGAACGCATTGGAAAACTTCCCTCTTCGCGGACAACGTAGGCCGTGCATAACTAAACACGGCGAGATACCACATGCGACTTTATTTGTTTTGCAATTCACTTGCAAGTACTCTCTTGGGACGTTTATCGGAAGAGGCCTTTTGGTGGCCAAAGTATAGCCAGAAACGACATCCAAGAACGAAATAAGCCCCAGCGGATAGACCGCAGGGGCTTTTGGCGTTTCGAGCTTTGCGCGAACTTAGCAGTTATTGGCCGGCTAACGCTTCGGGATCTTCAACCACCAGATAATGACCATGATCGGCCGTTAAGATTAGGCACGTATCGTCCCAACCACCGTGCTTCTCGATCCACTGCGTGACCTGGTGAAATGCTTCGTCACCGCTGAGTACAGCCCCGATCGAATCGTCGATGTTGTTCGAATGGTTGGCCCAGTCGACGTCGCCTGCTTCGATCATCAGCCACCACGGCTGGCCTTTCGCTTCCAAGACATCGAGGGCCGCCATGCTCATATCGGCCAGCGTGACGTTTTCGCGGATATCCTCTTGGGTATACTCTGCGGCCGCCGTCGGACCCGAGCTTTTCGCGCCGGCAACTGGATCGTACTTGCCATCGGCGGTTTGGTAAGGCAAATGACCGCCTGAGACACCAAAGAAACCGA
This window harbors:
- a CDS encoding glycerophosphodiester phosphodiesterase translates to MNSRLTTASQAFSSCWKTLVATDLLYKILAFILLTPLVGSLFRFLLAAFGNEVLSDVDIALFFLGPAGWLCLLVAGSLWLGIVFLEQTSLLGVVAAKHTGRTVTPIGALRFAAAHAVHVVRLTLRIIVLVLLAVVPFLVVAGSIYLALLTEYDINYYLQESPPIFRIAVGIGVLLVLGLMAVLLWLITSYFFALPLLLFEQLSPTQALKESRRRAHGHRRIILAWLVGWIAVILLVSAVATAIVTWCSQQLMPDSTTSLQWLVVAIGASMVTLTLVNLASNLLGATTFATMLFTLYQTPGQGSQVDLAAQFEREVANYTGPQITRARLAAVAVIGILIAILIGTAALESVQLEDNVQIMAHRGASSKAPENTLASFQQAIDDGADWIELDVQETADGQVVVMHDSDFMKLSKNPLKIWDATSSDLSEIDIGTWYGPDFADQRVATLAEVLALCKDKIGVNIELKYYGHDQKLEQRVADVVDQQGMNEQVMAMSLKRTGVEKMKAIRPQWKVGLLMSVAAGNLNKLEADFMAVNASFANALLIDQAHDNGKQVYVWTVNDAATMSTMISRGVDGILTDKPELARSVLRQRAEMSTPQRLLLEFSGLLGIEPQVADQ
- a CDS encoding DUF1559 domain-containing protein, producing MKTTKPTVVRHGFTLVELLVVIAIIGVLIALLLPAVQQAREAARRMSCSNNLRQLGLAMHNYHDTNNSFPYGGRYYITKAGSSWRFAILPYLEQKALFDLDRATGYDLDTYEGGGNNTDISVYRDETRQLFGLVLDAYVCPSSSQELLFAANNSASLISIGAVTQAHHYVGIMGAYPDPAGRSDSFYAVSRGSFASDNGILTIGETKKMRDVTDGTSNTIIVSEQSGNTNPNALYRKLANYHTGWGGISTEGTVDSWRAQGPDLHRYGSGLTSVYHSPNPRSVGAEGTADYDFNTPLTSFHPGGLQVVLADGSARFISETIPLTTLQQLSARDDGQVISGL
- a CDS encoding YncE family protein, translated to MNHKLSLWHFTTLLMGFALAVPMQAEEASTDGTPVMRILWQDREGKTLRWGQFSKVDSQIEFTKHDAVEGFPQLDAERNELVQMERIGRVVVVGIRDDDQGKYQSGWAALDMGVRSHSHGDHDDHDYREPPHVIASVVDQSQGNPAHLYQYDGEFFLANDKRDGFTQLSPLHLLRQDDKKHGQFRRGGGGHITLAAIDGKVAYSTWSSRDEKKSGLIDVSDLSKTGEDAIAYSFQLPVGGLHGATANEGRVFFAPSDGIYYVDADVNLKQSPESVEPQHLSFGKAEDSERPNRTGAFTTHRNWVLCNTGKHDKAALCLIDAAAQQPSVIKLPIDTPDGLSLTTPATVVTSAGKRYAFLFQDRKEGDVAEQLVVVDLDPNADRDLSDAKVVKHLPVGPSQVTGHYGHHEIDFDADGRWAVVTNPGSGKLQLLSLNDLEFRGEYEVGGMPTKVLCVGGEQTHH
- a CDS encoding carboxypeptidase-like regulatory domain-containing protein, which gives rise to MHRLLPIQLTLLACVLIGCGPPPAIPGGTPGKLHADGQPLREVRLTVFDHDGHPQAFAVSDNQGNFQLRKEATLEGVHLTPGSYRLTIESTGEFPMIWPRAYRSPEKSPLEIDWTAEQTEIDLNVPEPKLAL
- a CDS encoding DUF1559 domain-containing protein, which produces MRSRHAFTLVELLVVIAIIGILIALLLPAVQQAREAARRMQCQNNLKQLGLAMHNYHDTHRKFPLISSSSTGFSAQAQILPFLEQGNLHDLIDFSEPLMLGSGPSVTLNPVHAGIQDRPLDMFLCPSDSGDPLYNDGADTWAGTNYMVNVGSGDGLNFCEACDPNGLFWRGSDTAFRDITDGTSHTILMAETLFGGRDQVSTTVLTDPQRQIKKVSGGAPGSKTGEDIDAASASGYTGARAGSWIRTTGYHITINGFYSPNSRSPDASHHGYVVSSSRSNHPGGTQIVLADGSVRFVPETIELSTWRALFSRGGGEVPQPF